Proteins encoded in a region of the Myxococcus guangdongensis genome:
- a CDS encoding 1,4-dihydroxy-2-naphthoate polyprenyltransferase, with the protein MSTSVPGAPVSLSKPRPTVKTWLMAVRPKTLTAALVPVLVGTSLAFGLGVGRLLPALAALVGAVLIQIGTNFINDYYDFKKGADTHERLGPVRVTQSGLIAPGTVLMGAAVCFIAATAVGAYLVAVGGWPIVAIGLASLLCGYAYTGGPFPLGYNGLGDLFVFIFFGLVAVTGTFYVQAGTVHPAAWWAAIPVGASGTMLIVVNNLRDVTTDVKAGKRTLAVRWGTTAGKAEYVLLLAASFATPVAMYALGYAAPWVFLSLLSLPLAVPPLKQVMREQGAALNPALGGTARFQLIFGVLFGLGLYLR; encoded by the coding sequence GTGAGCACGTCGGTCCCTGGCGCACCGGTGTCATTGTCGAAGCCTCGTCCCACGGTGAAGACGTGGTTGATGGCCGTGCGCCCGAAGACGCTGACGGCGGCGCTGGTGCCGGTGTTGGTGGGGACGTCGCTCGCGTTCGGCCTGGGCGTGGGGCGGCTGCTCCCGGCGCTCGCGGCGCTGGTGGGCGCGGTGCTCATCCAGATTGGCACCAACTTCATCAACGACTACTACGACTTCAAGAAGGGCGCGGACACGCACGAGCGCCTGGGCCCCGTGCGCGTCACGCAGAGCGGGCTCATCGCGCCGGGCACGGTGTTGATGGGCGCGGCGGTGTGCTTCATCGCCGCGACGGCGGTGGGCGCCTATCTGGTCGCGGTGGGCGGCTGGCCCATCGTCGCGATTGGTCTCGCGTCGCTGCTCTGTGGCTACGCGTACACGGGTGGGCCGTTCCCGCTGGGATACAACGGCCTGGGCGACCTGTTCGTCTTCATCTTCTTCGGGCTGGTCGCGGTGACGGGGACGTTCTACGTGCAGGCCGGCACGGTGCATCCGGCGGCGTGGTGGGCGGCGATTCCCGTGGGGGCGAGCGGCACCATGCTCATCGTGGTGAACAACCTGCGCGACGTGACGACGGACGTGAAGGCCGGCAAGCGGACGCTGGCGGTGCGTTGGGGCACGACGGCGGGCAAGGCGGAGTACGTGCTGTTGCTCGCGGCCTCGTTCGCCACGCCCGTCGCGATGTACGCGCTGGGGTACGCGGCACCCTGGGTGTTCCTGTCGCTCCTCAGCCTCCCGTTGGCGGTGCCTCCGCTCAAGCAGGTGATGCGCGAGCAGGGGGCGGCGTTGAATCCCGCGTTGGGCGGCACGGCGCGCTTCCAACTCATCTTCGGAGTGCTGTTCGGGCTGGGCCTGTACCTGCGATGA
- the menD gene encoding 2-succinyl-5-enolpyruvyl-6-hydroxy-3-cyclohexene-1-carboxylic-acid synthase produces MSGDSNLNLLWARALVEELVRGGARHAVVCPGSRSSPLAIACARAEGLRTWSVIDERSAAFFGLGLAKQSRAPVILVATSGTAGAHFYPAVIEASLSQVPLIVLTADRPLELQGWGAAQTVPQARFYGEHARSFTDVGVPESSDVALTHLRATAARAVATSLRAPRGAVQLNVPFREPLAPVAEAYGEERLSALAKHGRPGVPFTRIAPPTPAPDAAVLESVRQRIAATERGVIVCGPRDEADGFAEAISALSQATGYPVLAEATSQARYGGGPLTLSHYDAILRHAPFARAHRPELVLRFGGGLTPKVPQQWLDGSGADIVLFSDGGALFDPAHRAATVVEGSAVAACAALAKGVKRSVGRWTQGFLAAERMVRGALEAAFAERPELLSEPRIAREVVAALPAEVPLFVSSSMPIRDVDAFAPASSVPLRVLANRGANGIDGIISSALGVAAAASRPAVLLTGDLALLHDVGAFVTAARSRVPLTVVAVNNDGGGIFSFLPIAQAAKPDEFEALFGTPHGVDLSHAAALGGARLHRPTTPAALRAAVREGLEGGLHLVEVRVDRAANVDDHRQLFARMAAALGEGPWA; encoded by the coding sequence ATGTCGGGCGACAGTAATCTCAACCTGCTGTGGGCTCGCGCGCTCGTGGAGGAGTTGGTGCGTGGCGGCGCGAGACACGCGGTGGTGTGTCCGGGCTCGCGCTCCTCGCCGCTGGCCATCGCCTGCGCGCGCGCGGAGGGCCTGCGCACCTGGTCCGTCATCGACGAGCGGAGCGCCGCCTTCTTCGGGCTGGGGCTCGCGAAGCAATCGCGCGCGCCGGTGATTCTCGTGGCGACGAGCGGCACCGCGGGCGCGCACTTCTACCCGGCGGTCATCGAGGCTTCGCTGTCCCAGGTGCCCCTCATCGTGCTCACCGCGGACCGACCGCTGGAGCTGCAGGGCTGGGGCGCGGCGCAGACGGTGCCGCAGGCGCGCTTCTACGGTGAGCACGCGCGCAGCTTCACGGACGTGGGCGTGCCGGAGTCGAGCGACGTGGCGCTGACGCACCTGCGCGCCACCGCGGCCCGGGCCGTGGCCACCTCGCTGCGGGCCCCTCGGGGCGCCGTGCAGCTCAACGTGCCCTTCCGCGAGCCGCTCGCGCCGGTGGCCGAGGCCTATGGAGAGGAGCGGCTGTCCGCGCTCGCGAAGCACGGTCGTCCGGGTGTTCCGTTCACGCGCATCGCTCCGCCCACGCCGGCGCCGGACGCGGCGGTGCTGGAGTCGGTGCGTCAGCGCATCGCCGCGACGGAGCGGGGTGTCATCGTCTGCGGTCCTCGCGATGAGGCGGACGGTTTCGCGGAGGCCATCTCCGCGCTGTCGCAGGCCACGGGCTACCCGGTGTTGGCGGAGGCCACGTCGCAGGCGCGCTACGGCGGCGGTCCGCTGACGCTCTCGCACTACGACGCGATTCTCCGTCACGCGCCCTTCGCCCGGGCGCATCGGCCGGAGCTGGTGCTGCGGTTCGGTGGAGGCCTCACGCCCAAGGTCCCACAGCAGTGGCTGGACGGCTCGGGCGCGGACATCGTGCTCTTCAGTGATGGGGGCGCGCTGTTCGACCCCGCGCACCGCGCGGCCACGGTGGTGGAGGGCTCGGCGGTGGCGGCGTGTGCGGCGCTGGCGAAGGGCGTGAAGCGGAGCGTGGGGCGGTGGACCCAGGGCTTCCTCGCGGCGGAGCGGATGGTGCGGGGCGCGCTGGAGGCGGCCTTCGCCGAGCGGCCGGAGTTGCTCAGCGAGCCGCGCATCGCTCGCGAGGTGGTGGCCGCGCTTCCGGCCGAGGTGCCGCTGTTCGTCTCCAGCAGCATGCCCATCCGGGATGTGGACGCGTTCGCTCCGGCGAGCAGCGTGCCGCTCCGCGTGCTGGCCAACCGGGGCGCGAACGGAATCGACGGCATCATCTCCAGCGCGCTCGGCGTCGCGGCCGCGGCGTCGCGTCCCGCGGTGCTGCTGACGGGCGACCTGGCGCTGCTGCACGACGTGGGCGCCTTCGTGACGGCGGCGCGCTCGCGCGTCCCGCTCACGGTCGTCGCGGTGAACAACGACGGCGGCGGCATCTTCTCGTTCCTGCCCATCGCCCAGGCGGCGAAGCCGGACGAGTTCGAGGCGCTGTTCGGGACGCCGCATGGCGTGGACCTGTCGCACGCGGCGGCGCTGGGGGGGGCCCGGCTGCACAGGCCCACCACGCCCGCGGCGCTGCGAGCGGCGGTGCGCGAAGGACTCGAAGGCGGCCTGCACCTCGTGGAGGTGCGCGTGGACCGGGCCGCGAACGTGGATGATCACCGGCAGCTCTTCGCGAGAATGGCCGCCGCACTCGGAGAGGGACCATGGGCGTGA
- the menH gene encoding 2-succinyl-6-hydroxy-2,4-cyclohexadiene-1-carboxylate synthase, whose protein sequence is MGVTLAYETWGEGPRPLVLLHGFTGNRGSFDGLKPLMGRSVSAIAVDLPGHGATPLPERCGRDGFLETVDALVALVDSLGQGPVDLLGYSQGARVALAAAVRAPDRFGRLIMESGSPGLHRRQERAERRESDGQLAAFIRAKGVNAFVERWESLPLFDSLRAMPAERQEKLRAHRQACTVDGLAGALECLGLGVQPDYWSELHRQRLPTLLLTGAKDEKFTQTARRMAAELPVVWRHAFTDCGHAPHLESPEEYVREVLGFLQTPWYEAPQFEAAATGAAPGRVSP, encoded by the coding sequence ATGGGCGTGACGCTGGCGTACGAGACGTGGGGCGAAGGCCCCCGGCCGCTCGTGCTGCTCCACGGCTTCACCGGGAACCGTGGCTCGTTCGATGGGCTGAAGCCGCTGATGGGGCGCTCGGTGAGCGCCATCGCGGTGGACCTGCCCGGCCACGGCGCCACGCCGCTGCCCGAGCGGTGCGGACGTGACGGCTTCCTCGAGACGGTGGACGCGCTGGTGGCCCTGGTGGACTCGTTGGGGCAGGGCCCGGTGGACCTGTTGGGCTACTCGCAGGGCGCGCGCGTGGCGCTGGCCGCGGCCGTGCGTGCGCCGGACCGCTTCGGTCGGCTCATCATGGAGAGCGGCTCGCCGGGACTTCACCGTCGTCAGGAGCGCGCCGAGCGGCGGGAGTCGGACGGGCAGCTCGCGGCCTTCATCCGCGCGAAGGGCGTCAACGCCTTCGTGGAGCGCTGGGAGTCGCTGCCGTTGTTCGACTCACTGCGCGCCATGCCGGCGGAGCGTCAGGAGAAGCTTCGAGCCCACCGCCAGGCTTGCACGGTGGACGGGCTCGCCGGAGCGCTGGAGTGCCTGGGGCTGGGCGTGCAACCCGATTACTGGTCGGAGCTGCACCGCCAGCGCCTGCCCACGCTGCTCTTGACGGGGGCGAAGGACGAGAAGTTCACGCAGACGGCGCGGCGGATGGCGGCGGAGCTCCCGGTGGTGTGGCGACATGCCTTCACGGACTGCGGCCACGCGCCCCATCTGGAGTCGCCGGAGGAGTACGTCCGCGAGGTGCTGGGCTTCCTGCAGACGCCCTGGTACGAGGCGCCCCAGTTCGAGGCGGCCGCGACGGGAGCGGCCCCCGGGAGGGTGAGTCCGTGA
- the menC gene encoding o-succinylbenzoate synthase, translating to MRIVKATLTPLRLELLQPLKTARGTYSAREGFLVRLEDEEGRVGLGEAMPLPEFGTESLPVCGEVLAAWLSSLEGQPLGDTVRAVEDTLSPFPPTVARGEGVRVRARHPAPPGPVPAAEHALELALLDLLARRQGVPLCWLLAEEARPEVLVNALLSGETAEALVDEARAAVAEGYGTIKLKVGGRALEEDEQRVKAVREAVGPDVKLRLDANGGWTELEAKRALDKLGWYQLELVEQPTPPDDLAALWRVQRRAPCMVAADESLGSPETLRALLGSDPLLGGGPAVGAVVLKPMVLGGLLPGLVVAMRAARLGMQAYVTSSLDGVVARAGAAHLAAALPSGSLASGLAVGRLFKSEPAVHDYRPLHGRIRLPETPGLGLDAGAVV from the coding sequence ATGCGCATCGTCAAGGCAACCCTGACCCCGCTCCGACTGGAGCTGCTCCAGCCCCTGAAGACGGCCCGAGGCACTTACTCCGCGCGCGAGGGTTTCCTCGTGCGCCTCGAGGACGAAGAGGGACGGGTGGGGCTCGGCGAGGCGATGCCGCTGCCCGAGTTCGGCACGGAGTCGCTCCCGGTCTGCGGCGAGGTGCTGGCGGCGTGGCTGTCCTCGCTCGAAGGACAGCCTCTGGGCGACACGGTGCGAGCGGTCGAGGACACGCTGTCCCCCTTCCCGCCGACGGTGGCGCGGGGAGAGGGGGTCCGGGTGCGAGCCCGTCATCCCGCGCCCCCGGGGCCGGTGCCTGCGGCGGAGCATGCGCTGGAGCTCGCGCTGTTGGACCTGCTCGCGAGGCGGCAGGGTGTCCCGCTGTGCTGGCTCCTGGCCGAGGAGGCGCGTCCCGAGGTCCTGGTGAACGCCCTGCTGAGTGGGGAGACGGCGGAAGCGCTGGTGGACGAGGCGCGAGCGGCGGTGGCCGAGGGGTATGGGACGATCAAGCTGAAGGTGGGCGGTCGCGCGCTGGAGGAGGACGAGCAGCGGGTGAAGGCGGTGCGCGAGGCGGTGGGGCCGGACGTGAAGCTGCGGCTCGACGCGAACGGTGGGTGGACGGAGCTCGAGGCGAAGCGCGCGTTGGACAAGCTGGGGTGGTACCAACTGGAGCTGGTGGAGCAGCCGACGCCGCCGGACGACCTGGCGGCGCTGTGGCGCGTGCAGCGACGAGCGCCGTGCATGGTGGCCGCGGACGAGTCGCTCGGTTCTCCGGAGACGCTGCGCGCGTTGTTGGGTTCGGATCCGTTGTTGGGCGGTGGGCCGGCGGTGGGCGCGGTGGTGCTCAAGCCGATGGTGTTGGGAGGGCTGCTGCCCGGGCTCGTGGTGGCGATGCGGGCCGCGCGGCTGGGCATGCAGGCGTATGTGACGAGCTCGCTGGACGGCGTGGTGGCTCGGGCGGGGGCCGCGCACCTCGCGGCCGCGTTGCCTTCAGGGTCGCTCGCGTCGGGGCTCGCGGTGGGGCGGCTCTTCAAGAGTGAGCCCGCCGTGCA
- a CDS encoding isochorismate synthase, giving the protein MKTLNPVEGQRWVAGMMPLAAVDPLSGADSLGVPTVYWERPLAREAAAGWGEAAVVEATAPGQVPAVLGSLGVLSLRWLDMAPSDMPGPWFGGLRFGAAGVVDAAWSAHGVARWTLPEVLVWRTGSGLAVAAFAPEARGGEDVVRSRLERVRARFSEGYRHARGGEVALTVVSSRPEFEARVERALEAIASGQLQKVVLARSVDVEAADAFDVVDVLARLREQNPRCATFLFRAPDGACFLGATPETLCRVEGGALETEALAGTAAPREAEGLRGQDKDAREHAAVVRYILAALRTLADEVHSDAEPQLLALKNVVHLRTGIRARLREGVSAAQVVEALHPTPAVGGTPRERALSFLVEHEGLDRGWYAGPVGWVGPERAHLMVGLRSARVRGSRARLYVGCGIVAGSIAEAEWRETEMKSLAVLRALGGGDVGRQ; this is encoded by the coding sequence ATGAAGACGCTCAATCCCGTTGAGGGCCAGCGCTGGGTGGCCGGAATGATGCCCCTGGCCGCGGTGGATCCACTCTCCGGAGCGGATTCGCTGGGCGTTCCGACGGTGTATTGGGAGCGGCCCCTGGCGCGCGAGGCGGCGGCGGGATGGGGCGAGGCGGCGGTCGTCGAGGCGACGGCGCCCGGCCAGGTTCCCGCGGTGCTGGGCTCCCTGGGTGTCCTCTCGTTGCGGTGGTTGGACATGGCGCCGTCCGACATGCCGGGACCGTGGTTCGGTGGGCTTCGCTTCGGCGCGGCGGGCGTGGTGGACGCGGCGTGGTCCGCGCACGGCGTGGCGCGCTGGACGCTGCCGGAGGTGCTGGTGTGGCGCACCGGGAGCGGGCTGGCCGTGGCCGCGTTCGCGCCCGAGGCGCGTGGGGGCGAGGACGTGGTGCGCTCGCGGCTCGAGCGGGTCCGCGCGCGGTTCTCGGAAGGGTATCGCCACGCGCGGGGCGGAGAGGTCGCGCTCACGGTGGTGTCGTCGCGTCCGGAGTTCGAGGCGCGCGTGGAGCGGGCGCTGGAGGCGATTGCCTCGGGGCAGCTCCAGAAGGTCGTGCTGGCGCGGTCCGTGGACGTGGAGGCCGCCGACGCGTTCGACGTGGTGGACGTGCTGGCGAGGCTGCGTGAGCAGAACCCGCGCTGCGCCACCTTCCTGTTCCGCGCGCCGGACGGGGCGTGCTTCCTGGGCGCGACGCCGGAGACGCTGTGTCGGGTGGAGGGTGGGGCGCTGGAGACGGAGGCCCTGGCGGGCACCGCGGCGCCGCGCGAGGCGGAAGGGCTGCGGGGACAGGACAAGGACGCGCGTGAGCACGCCGCGGTGGTCCGCTACATCCTCGCGGCGCTGCGCACGCTCGCGGACGAGGTCCACTCCGACGCGGAGCCCCAGTTGCTGGCGCTGAAGAACGTGGTGCACCTGCGCACGGGCATCCGCGCGCGGCTGCGCGAGGGGGTCTCGGCGGCGCAGGTGGTGGAGGCGCTGCATCCGACGCCGGCGGTGGGCGGGACACCTCGGGAGCGCGCGTTGTCCTTCCTGGTGGAGCACGAGGGGTTGGACCGGGGTTGGTACGCGGGGCCGGTGGGGTGGGTGGGACCGGAGCGGGCGCACCTGATGGTGGGGTTGCGCTCGGCGCGGGTGCGGGGTTCTCGCGCCCGGCTGTACGTGGGATGCGGAATCGTGGCCGGCTCCATCGCGGAGGCGGAGTGGCGGGAGACGGAGATGAAGAGTCTGGCCGTGTTGCGTGCGTTGGGAGGCGGGGATGTCGGGCGACAGTAA